The DNA segment GCGCTGTCCGATGGTATCAAGCGGGCCATTGCGTGGGGAAAGGAGTGGGAAAAGAAGAAGGGTAGAGGGTCTAGGGTAGAGGATGTAGGAGATGAAAGAAAATCTCCTGTGGATTTTAGTACCCTCACCCTTAAACCCTCACCCCTAAACCCTCTTCGAATCCTATTCTTCTCGGCGTTTTTCCCGCCGTATAGAGGCGGAGCCGAGGTGTTTGTGGAAGAAGTAGGCAAGCGGCTTGCAAAAGTCCACGAAGTTATTGTGGTGACATCCTGGCTGTCTCGTTCTCTTCCACGGCAGGAAACTATCAATGGCATGCGCATTGTGCGCATGGGTCTGGGCACGAAATACGATAAGTTCCTGTATCCGATTTTGGCGTTCGTGAAATCGTTTTCCATTCCGCATGATATTGTTTACGGAGTATTGGAAAGTTATGCGGGCATTGCCGTTGCGCTGTACAAGGTCTTTACATGGCGTCCCGCCTTCGGCGAGGCTCGCCCAGCAGGGCGGCCGGCTATTCTCAATTTGCAATCCGGGACGCTGGATGACTGGAGGCGCGGAATAGGATTTAACCTGTTTTTCCGGCGTTTCATTCATACAATGCCCGACGCGATACACGCGATTTCCCAGCATCTTGCGAGCCGCGCGCGTTGGCTTGGTGCGCGTCGCGTCGTGGTCATCCCGAACGGTGTTGATCTTGCTCGTAGCATTGTTCATGTCACAAAAGACTCCAAGAAGATTATTTGCGTAGGAAGACTTTTTCCTGTGAAAGGCCAGGATGTGTTACTCGACGCAATGCCGTATGTGCTGAAGGAATTTCCAGATGTGAAGTTATATCTTGTCGGTGATGGGCCGGAGCGGGAGAGATTGGAGACGCAGGTGAAGATGCTCGGCATCTCCAGAAGCATTGTGTTTAAAGGGAATCTTCCGCATCACGATATTCCCAAAGAAATTGCGGCATCCTCGATGTTTGTGGGGGCTTCGCGCAGGGAAGGACAGGGCATTGCGTTTGTGGAAGCGCATGCCGCGGGAACCGTGGCTGTAGGCACGGCCGTTGGCGGGATACCCGAAGTTATAGAGGATGGTCAGACGGGTCTTTTGGTACCGCCCGAGAATCCCCAAGCTCTTGCCGGGGCTATGCTTAAGCTTCTGCGCGAGCCGTTGCTTGCGCGTCAGCTCGCCGAAACCGCAAAGAAACGCGTCCTGCGCTATGACTGGGAGAGGATTACCGGGGAAGTTGAAAAACTTATTGCCGAAACGATAGCATCGCATGAATGAAAGGCGCATCAATATTATAACCAGCGTGTACTCTCCCGAGGTTGGTGGGCCGGGGGTGTATCTTGCGTCGCTGAAAGAAGTGCTAGAGAAGCGCGGATATGCCGTTGCTGTTTTAGTACGCCCCGGTTTTTTTACCCTGCTTTCAAAAATTAAAAATAACGATGTGGTGCTCGCGCATGCCACGCCAAAAATTTTGCTTCCAGTTTACATAGCGCGTTTTGCAAAGAGATTTTCACTTACCATAAGGATTGGAGGAGATTTTTTTTGGGAACGAGCGGTTGAGGAGGGGAGATATTTCGGGACATTGCGCGACTTCTATCGAAGTCGTAATTTCCAATTTCCAATTTCCAATTTCCAAACCTCCGCTCCGCTCCGGGTTGCCATTCTTTATTGGGTGATGAAGTTTTTGTTGCGGAGAGCGGATGCTGTCGTGTTTACTGCATCACTTCTGCGCGATATCTATGTGCCGCTTTTTGAGCTTGATGAGAAAAAGGTGCATACCATAATGCATCCGATTCTAGAATTACGACCTATAAGTTCATCCTCAACCAAATCCGTAATCCGAAATTCGCAATTGAATAATTCTTCGCAAACAAAATCCGCCATTCGACTGCTCTATGCGGGAAGATTTCTCAAATTGAAAAATCTGCATATGTTGCTTGAAGTTTTTGCAGAAGCAAGGAAAAAACATCCGAACATTCACCTGACACTTATTGGGGAGGGCCCTGAAGGCGAAGCCCTAAAAGCTATAAGCCATAAGCTAAAAGCTGGGGATGCTGTTATATTCAAAGATCCTACGAGTCATGATAACATCTTAGAAGAAATGAGCCGTAGCGACTTGGTAGTGCTTCCCTCGCTCTCCGAAGTAAGTCCCAATCTGCTTACCGATGCTCTTGCCGCCGGCGCTCCCGTGCTTGCAACGCAAGAGAACGGTCTTTATGGGATTTTCAAGGAGAGTGCTACATGGTTTAATCCGATGTCAAAAGAAGATTTCTCGGCAAAGCTCGAAGCCTTGCTTGTTCCGGGAGCTCTTGATGAACTGCGCGAAAAAAAGAAGACCCATCTCCAGCAAAGAACATGGAGCGAGGTTGCTGAAGAATATGAGAATGTTTTTCAGCAGTCAGTTTAGTATCTGTCGGCAATTTTTTATTATGCATTCTCTAAAAAAACTTATCCGAAATATATTTTTTGCCTCCTGCGTAATCGTGGACAAATTTGTTCCCTCACGCGGAGTGCCGATATTTTTATATCACTCTATTGATAATTCCGGCTCCCCCATTTCCACGACACCGCAGAATTTTGCCTGGCAGATGGCGTATTTAGCTCGCCACGGATGGTTCACCATGACGCTCGACGAACTGCTCCAGCTCATGAAGGCAAATCGAATTCCCAAGAAGCGTTTTATCATCACGTTCGATGACGGATTCCGCAACGTCTTCACGGAGGCGCTTCCCATTCTGCAAACATTCGGTTTTACCGCAACGGCCTACATTGCAACCGAATTTGTCGGGCGTACCAATAGTTATGTGACCGCGCGGATGCCAGAATTTCCCATGATGACCTGGGACGATATTAAAACTTTGCGGGAAGCCGGGTGGCAGATAGAATCGCACGGGCATACGCATACGAACATGCCGGAACTTGAAAACTCCAAGGTCTATTGGGAGCTTCAGGTATCGCGGGACCATCTGGAAAAACATGCCGGTATACGCGCAAAACACTTTTGTTATCCACGGGGGAAGTACACCGCCTCCATCGTGCAGGCCGTGAAAGACGCCGATTACAAAAGCGCTACATCAATTCATGTCGGTCTGGTACGCGCAGGGTCTGACCCATGGATTTTGGAGCGCCTTCCGGTGAACGATCGCGCCATCCCATTGCACTTCAAGGCCCTTCTCACAGAGCCTTATAGCTGGTTTGCAAGCGTCCGAAGGATGATTATAGGAAGATATTAGGCATGGCTCATAATACTCCTCAGTGCGCTACGCCATATATCTCGCTTATGGTATAATAGCTATATGGGTATTTTTGGTTCGTTATTCGGAGAGAAGGGAGAAAAAGGAAAGCATTATGCTGCTCTTGAAATTGGGTCAAGAAAGTTGCGCGGACTTCTTTTTTCCCATGGAGAAGGAGACTCGCTGGTTTTAGAAGAGCTTGTGCAGGTACCCTACGAGGAGCGCAAAGGCCGCGCGACGGGGCTTCTTACAGTGGATGCGGGCGCCATAGAGCGCGCGGCAAAAACGCTTCTGGAAAAACTTCCGAGATTTGCCAAAGTTCGGAATGTCTCGGTAGGGCTTGGAGCGGAGTTTCTCCGCAGTATAACGTTTCGGGCTGTTTTCGAGCGCGATGAGCCGAAAGAAAAGATTGATGCGGCAGAGCTTAAAAATCTTCTGGAAAAAGCGGAGCGGGCAAGTCGCGAGAGTATCGGAGAGAAACTCCTGCGGCAGAATGGCCCAGAGGTGAATTTGCGGCTTGTCTCTTCGCGCCTGGAAGAAATACTCATTGACGGCTATGGCGTGAACGATCCGGTTGGCCTTGCGGGAAAGGAAATAGAAATCGCTCTTTTTAACCTCTACACCGAGGAACCTCATCTCGAATTTCTTCAAGCCATAAAGAAGCTTCTCGGGATTAAGAATCTCTTTCCGCGCTCATTGCCGTACAACGTGTGTCGCGCCCATGCGTCTTTTGCACCGACAAGTTTGCCCTACTCTGGTATTTTCATCGGCGTTGACGAAGCTCTCACGAGCGTCTCCGTTGTTTCAAAAAACGTGTTTTTAGGGATGAAACTTTTTTCAATCGGCAGAAATCTTTTTACGCGCAGTATTGGGGAAAATCTCGGCTTGGGTTTTAAGGAAGCCGAAGACATGCAGCGGCAGTATGCAGGAGGGAAATTGAGCGTGCAGGTGAGCCGTAAAATTTCCGGGATTTTGAAACGGGCTTCGTCCGTTTGGGCGACCGGCGTGGAGCTGGCCTTGGAAGAATTTTCACAGGCCTTGGAGATTTTTCCGTCCGCTATATTCGTTTATGGCGAAG comes from the bacterium genome and includes:
- a CDS encoding glycosyltransferase family 4 protein is translated as MNERRINIITSVYSPEVGGPGVYLASLKEVLEKRGYAVAVLVRPGFFTLLSKIKNNDVVLAHATPKILLPVYIARFAKRFSLTIRIGGDFFWERAVEEGRYFGTLRDFYRSRNFQFPISNFQTSAPLRVAILYWVMKFLLRRADAVVFTASLLRDIYVPLFELDEKKVHTIMHPILELRPISSSSTKSVIRNSQLNNSSQTKSAIRLLYAGRFLKLKNLHMLLEVFAEARKKHPNIHLTLIGEGPEGEALKAISHKLKAGDAVIFKDPTSHDNILEEMSRSDLVVLPSLSEVSPNLLTDALAAGAPVLATQENGLYGIFKESATWFNPMSKEDFSAKLEALLVPGALDELREKKKTHLQQRTWSEVAEEYENVFQQSV
- a CDS encoding NAD-dependent epimerase/dehydratase family protein; the encoded protein is MRILITGSSGEIGTNLAIRLKKEGHEVFGVDRRPNSWTDAFPYILQDLSGRFVNFKGGIGDQVYPEKLDVVVHLAANAKVHELIAEPWRAFDNIAITFNVAEFCRQNELPIIYASSREVYGDVHRYSTEESQTHISYTESTYSASKISGEALVYAYARCYGMPYLVFRFSNVYGRYDNDLERMERVIPLFIKKISADEPIVVFGKEKTLDFTYVDDCVDGIVRGIEKLVSGKVKNETINLAYGQGHTLGELVEYIAKELGRNPRISEKPSHVGEVTHYVADISKAKKLLGYEPKVALSDGIKRAIAWGKEWEKKKGRGSRVEDVGDERKSPVDFSTLTLKPSPLNPLRILFFSAFFPPYRGGAEVFVEEVGKRLAKVHEVIVVTSWLSRSLPRQETINGMRIVRMGLGTKYDKFLYPILAFVKSFSIPHDIVYGVLESYAGIAVALYKVFTWRPAFGEARPAGRPAILNLQSGTLDDWRRGIGFNLFFRRFIHTMPDAIHAISQHLASRARWLGARRVVVIPNGVDLARSIVHVTKDSKKIICVGRLFPVKGQDVLLDAMPYVLKEFPDVKLYLVGDGPERERLETQVKMLGISRSIVFKGNLPHHDIPKEIAASSMFVGASRREGQGIAFVEAHAAGTVAVGTAVGGIPEVIEDGQTGLLVPPENPQALAGAMLKLLREPLLARQLAETAKKRVLRYDWERITGEVEKLIAETIASHE
- a CDS encoding polysaccharide deacetylase family protein, which produces MHSLKKLIRNIFFASCVIVDKFVPSRGVPIFLYHSIDNSGSPISTTPQNFAWQMAYLARHGWFTMTLDELLQLMKANRIPKKRFIITFDDGFRNVFTEALPILQTFGFTATAYIATEFVGRTNSYVTARMPEFPMMTWDDIKTLREAGWQIESHGHTHTNMPELENSKVYWELQVSRDHLEKHAGIRAKHFCYPRGKYTASIVQAVKDADYKSATSIHVGLVRAGSDPWILERLPVNDRAIPLHFKALLTEPYSWFASVRRMIIGRY